In uncultured Desulfovibrio sp., one DNA window encodes the following:
- a CDS encoding cytochrome P460 family protein, producing the protein MKFVSLLSTLCVLCLCAAPTMAGESTTPPAPNGLAIPEGFENWAVISISHRLDRESMRVILGNDIAVQAARSGQTSPWPDGAILAKVAWSETTEEDWPAAVVPHKLLNAEFMFKDSKKFAANGTGWGWARWVGTDRTPYGKDASFEKECIDCHAAVRQHDWAFTRPATFR; encoded by the coding sequence ATGAAATTTGTTTCCCTCTTGTCCACGCTGTGCGTGCTGTGTCTGTGTGCGGCTCCGACCATGGCAGGGGAGAGCACGACGCCCCCCGCCCCCAATGGTCTTGCCATCCCGGAAGGATTTGAAAACTGGGCCGTGATCTCCATTTCGCACCGCCTGGATCGGGAAAGCATGCGCGTTATTCTTGGCAATGACATTGCCGTCCAGGCGGCCCGCAGCGGCCAGACCTCCCCCTGGCCTGACGGCGCCATCCTTGCCAAGGTCGCCTGGTCAGAAACCACTGAAGAAGACTGGCCTGCCGCTGTGGTCCCCCACAAGCTCCTCAACGCCGAATTCATGTTCAAGGACAGCAAGAAATTCGCTGCCAACGGAACCGGCTGGGGCTGGGCGCGCTGGGTCGGCACGGACCGCACGCCCTATGGCAAGGACGCCTCCTTTGAAAAAGAATGCATCGACTGCCATGCGGCAGTCCGCCAGCACGACTGGGCCTTCACCCGTCCCGCAACATTCCGCTAA